From the Xenorhabdus ishibashii genome, one window contains:
- the lipB gene encoding lipoyl(octanoyl) transferase LipB, whose product MKFPLQHNTVILRQLGIQPYEPVSDAMHQFTEQRTAETPDEIWLVQHEKVFTQGQAGKAEHILAPGDIPVVQSDRGGQITYHGPGQQVMYVLIDLKRSKIGVRQLVTSIENTVIETLAHFGVGSSARPDAPGVYVAGNKICSLGLRIRKGCSFHGLALNIAMDLQPFLRINPCGYAGMQMIQLSDFVTGVTVEDVQPILVEKFCQILGFQLIDER is encoded by the coding sequence ATGAAATTTCCATTGCAACATAACACCGTTATTTTACGCCAGTTAGGCATTCAGCCCTACGAGCCGGTTTCTGATGCCATGCACCAGTTCACCGAGCAACGTACAGCGGAAACACCTGATGAAATCTGGCTTGTCCAACACGAAAAAGTATTTACGCAAGGTCAGGCCGGCAAAGCTGAACATATACTTGCACCTGGTGATATCCCTGTCGTCCAATCAGACAGGGGGGGACAGATCACTTATCATGGCCCCGGACAGCAGGTCATGTATGTTTTGATTGACTTGAAACGGTCAAAAATTGGGGTGCGTCAATTGGTAACCTCAATCGAAAATACCGTAATCGAAACGTTAGCCCATTTTGGTGTGGGATCATCTGCCCGCCCTGATGCTCCCGGAGTTTATGTCGCAGGTAACAAAATATGTTCCCTTGGGTTACGTATTCGAAAAGGATGCTCTTTCCATGGTCTGGCACTGAATATTGCAATGGACTTGCAACCATTTTTACGCATAAATCCTTGTGGTTATGCAGGAATGCAAATGATCCAACTCAGTGACTTCGTCACCGGAGTGACCGTTGAAGATGTACAACCCATTCTGGTGGAAAAATTCTGTCAGATCTTGGGATTCCAACTCATCGACGAAAGATGA
- a CDS encoding siderophore-interacting protein — MSSTYSIFNLFLKERITISPSILRCVFEGSEVHKMRQHAPDQRIKLLFPQASNPSLQIKEGKDWYSNYMSIPKEERPVMRTYTLRALRIEDNEMDVEFVLHGKNTPVSNWLKQANPGAPLQIVAPKVDSNAGSINGADGCEWKPPAQVRQVLLIADETALPAALGILEELSLNENPPDVQAFFEVPKSEDCINIAQYKFADVFWLPREVKGGYRYGERLLEAVREHIILPTSALIEEQPLTETVAPDGTIWEKAENGDQANHFYGWVAAESSVVKNLRRYLLQECHLDRTLINFMAYWAKSPKDNHS, encoded by the coding sequence ATGTCTTCAACTTACTCTATTTTTAACTTGTTCTTGAAAGAACGTATTACGATATCACCCTCTATTCTGCGTTGTGTTTTCGAAGGTTCTGAAGTGCATAAAATGCGGCAGCATGCACCTGATCAACGAATTAAGCTATTATTCCCTCAGGCAAGTAATCCTTCATTACAGATAAAAGAGGGAAAAGACTGGTACAGTAACTACATGTCTATCCCTAAAGAAGAACGTCCTGTAATGAGAACATACACATTAAGGGCGCTACGCATCGAAGATAATGAGATGGATGTAGAGTTTGTCTTACATGGTAAAAATACGCCGGTATCCAATTGGTTGAAGCAGGCTAATCCAGGCGCTCCTTTACAGATTGTCGCCCCGAAAGTTGATTCCAATGCTGGCTCAATAAATGGGGCAGATGGCTGCGAGTGGAAGCCGCCGGCACAGGTTCGTCAGGTGTTGTTGATTGCGGATGAGACGGCTTTACCTGCGGCATTGGGGATACTTGAGGAACTATCACTAAATGAGAATCCACCTGATGTACAGGCATTTTTTGAAGTTCCCAAGTCAGAGGATTGCATTAATATAGCGCAATATAAATTCGCCGATGTATTTTGGTTGCCTCGTGAGGTTAAAGGAGGGTATAGATATGGCGAACGTCTGCTGGAGGCAGTACGTGAACACATTATCCTGCCGACATCAGCGCTGATTGAAGAACAGCCCTTGACTGAAACTGTTGCACCAGATGGCACAATATGGGAAAAGGCTGAAAATGGAGATCAGGCTAACCATTTTTATGGTTGGGTTGCAGCGGAATCCTCTGTTGTAAAAAATCTACGCCGCTATTTGCTGCAAGAATGTCATTTGGATCGGACATTAATTAATTTTATGGCGTATTGGGCTAAGTCTCCGAAAGATAATCATTCCTGA
- the rlpA gene encoding endolytic peptidoglycan transglycosylase RlpA, producing the protein MRQQWLILSIVAVLISGCTITDNNRTSSLPPVPTRDVLGAEPQYEPYHPSANRDYQRDGQTYHIVQDPAHFTQTGYASWFGEESNGKLTAIGERASPYALAAAHPTLPIPSYVRVTNLSNGRMMIVRVNDRGPYNKPGKIIELSHAVAERLNLMPQSKVKLDGILVSPDGSLSGLGTEGATIVKKSFALPERPNLISQSQSSAPPAVMSNSVDEDTVKQSAAENTTNQPVTPSSTTLPAPEPTNGYMVQVGAISAEQKAKEWQQSLSQRFNVQGRIIQFGNVYRVQLGPFNSRQHAMELQKKLTDQMHQSSFIVAP; encoded by the coding sequence ATGCGTCAACAATGGCTTATACTTAGCATCGTAGCTGTACTAATATCAGGTTGTACCATAACCGATAACAATCGGACATCTTCTCTTCCCCCTGTTCCGACTCGTGATGTTCTGGGCGCTGAGCCTCAATATGAGCCTTACCATCCAAGTGCCAATCGAGATTATCAGCGGGACGGGCAAACCTATCACATCGTGCAAGATCCTGCTCACTTTACTCAGACAGGCTATGCCAGTTGGTTCGGTGAAGAATCCAATGGAAAACTGACAGCAATTGGTGAACGGGCGAGTCCCTATGCTTTAGCGGCAGCACACCCGACACTCCCTATTCCAAGTTATGTTCGTGTCACCAACTTAAGCAATGGACGCATGATGATTGTCAGGGTCAATGATCGAGGCCCTTACAATAAACCTGGAAAAATCATTGAATTATCTCATGCAGTAGCAGAGCGGCTCAATTTGATGCCACAAAGCAAAGTGAAATTGGATGGCATTCTCGTTTCACCTGATGGTTCACTTTCCGGTTTGGGAACCGAAGGAGCAACGATTGTTAAAAAAAGCTTTGCCTTACCTGAAAGACCTAATCTTATTTCTCAATCTCAATCATCAGCGCCTCCTGCTGTAATGAGCAACTCTGTTGACGAAGATACAGTGAAGCAGTCAGCGGCTGAAAATACAACGAACCAGCCTGTCACGCCATCTTCCACTACATTACCTGCTCCTGAACCAACAAACGGTTACATGGTGCAAGTAGGCGCAATCAGTGCTGAACAAAAGGCCAAAGAATGGCAACAATCATTGAGCCAGCGCTTTAATGTTCAAGGGCGTATTATCCAATTTGGTAACGTCTATCGCGTCCAACTGGGGCCATTCAATAGCCGCCAGCACGCTATGGAATTACAAAAAAAATTGACAGATCAGATGCATCAATCCTCGTTTATTGTTGCTCCCTGA
- the crcB gene encoding fluoride efflux transporter CrcB: MMNIIFAVFIGGGLGSVLRWLISIRLNTPSSPIAVGTLTANCVGAFIIGLGLAYFNKATHLDPIWKLMLTTGFCGGLTTFSTFSAEVVCLLQAGKIGLALLSILANVTGSLLMTALAFAVINKDLITV, encoded by the coding sequence ATGATGAATATTATATTTGCTGTATTTATTGGTGGTGGCCTGGGTAGTGTACTACGTTGGCTCATCAGCATCCGCTTGAACACTCCTTCTTCCCCGATTGCCGTTGGTACGCTGACGGCTAATTGTGTTGGCGCATTTATCATTGGATTGGGTTTGGCCTATTTTAACAAAGCCACACATCTCGATCCGATTTGGAAACTTATGCTAACGACAGGGTTTTGCGGTGGGCTAACGACCTTTTCCACCTTTTCTGCTGAGGTGGTTTGTCTATTGCAAGCAGGAAAAATAGGTTTGGCACTGCTCAGCATTTTAGCGAATGTGACCGGTTCATTGTTGATGACAGCACTTGCTTTTGCGGTCATAAACAAAGATCTTATAACTGTCTAA
- the lipA gene encoding lipoyl synthase has product MSKPIQMERGVKYRDADKMALIPVKTIATEREALLRKPEWMKIKLPADSSRIQGIKAAMRKNGLHSVCEEASCPNLAECFNHGTATFMILGAICTRRCPFCDVAHGRPNAPDANEPIKLAQTIQDMGLRYVVITSVDRDDLRDGGAQHFADCITAIREKSPSIRIETLVPDFRGRMDRALEILTATPPDVFNHNLENVPRVYRQVRPGANYDWSLKLLEKFKEAHPEIPTKSGLMVGLGETNEEILEVMRDLRSHGVTMLTLGQYLQPSRHHLPVQRYVSPAEFDEMKEAALAMGFTHAACGPFVRSSYHADLQAKGIEVK; this is encoded by the coding sequence ATGAGTAAACCAATTCAGATGGAACGTGGTGTCAAATACCGCGACGCAGACAAGATGGCTTTGATCCCTGTGAAAACAATCGCCACAGAACGTGAAGCACTCTTGCGTAAACCTGAGTGGATGAAAATCAAACTTCCTGCGGATTCCAGCCGCATTCAGGGTATCAAAGCGGCAATGCGCAAAAATGGGTTGCATTCTGTCTGTGAAGAAGCTTCCTGCCCTAACCTCGCTGAGTGTTTTAACCACGGAACCGCCACTTTTATGATCCTTGGCGCCATCTGTACTCGTCGCTGCCCATTCTGTGACGTAGCCCATGGTCGCCCAAATGCACCTGATGCCAATGAACCTATCAAGCTCGCACAGACTATCCAGGATATGGGGCTGCGCTATGTCGTTATTACATCTGTTGACCGTGACGATTTGCGTGATGGTGGTGCACAACATTTTGCTGACTGTATCACGGCTATTCGTGAAAAAAGTCCATCAATTAGGATTGAAACTTTAGTACCAGATTTCCGCGGTCGTATGGATCGTGCGCTGGAAATTCTGACAGCAACTCCCCCTGATGTGTTCAACCACAATTTGGAAAACGTGCCACGGGTTTATCGTCAGGTTCGTCCCGGTGCTAACTATGACTGGTCATTGAAATTGCTGGAAAAATTCAAAGAAGCACATCCAGAAATCCCGACTAAATCAGGCTTAATGGTGGGATTAGGCGAAACCAACGAAGAAATTTTAGAAGTCATGCGTGATTTGCGTAGCCACGGTGTCACCATGCTGACATTGGGACAATATTTACAACCGAGCCGCCATCACCTGCCAGTGCAGCGTTATGTCAGCCCTGCTGAATTCGATGAAATGAAAGAAGCCGCGTTAGCAATGGGCTTTACCCATGCTGCCTGTGGCCCGTTTGTTCGCTCTTCTTACCATGCTGACTTGCAGGCCAAAGGCATAGAAGTCAAATAA
- the ybeD gene encoding DUF493 family protein YbeD translates to MKTKLNELLEFPCSFTYKVMGLAQAELVDQVIEVVQRHAPGDYSPVVKPSSKGNYHSVSITINATHIEQVETLYEELGNLELVRVVL, encoded by the coding sequence ATGAAAACAAAATTAAATGAACTGCTTGAGTTCCCCTGCTCATTCACCTACAAAGTGATGGGTTTGGCTCAAGCTGAGCTGGTGGATCAGGTTATTGAAGTGGTTCAACGCCATGCACCGGGCGATTACTCCCCTGTCGTGAAACCCAGCAGCAAGGGCAACTACCATTCCGTGTCCATTACCATCAATGCAACACATATTGAGCAAGTGGAAACGCTGTATGAAGAGTTAGGCAATTTGGAATTGGTACGCGTTGTGCTGTAA
- the rlmH gene encoding 23S rRNA (pseudouridine(1915)-N(3))-methyltransferase RlmH, protein MKLQLVAVGTKMPDWVQTGFMDYLSRFPKDMPFELIEIPAGKRGKNADIKRILEKEGEQMLAAVGKGNRIVTLDIPGSRWDTPQLAQQLERWKLDGRNVSLLIGGPEGLAPACKAAAEQSWSLSPLTMPHPLVRVLVAESLYRAWSITTNHPYHRE, encoded by the coding sequence TTGAAGTTACAACTGGTCGCTGTAGGAACAAAAATGCCGGACTGGGTACAGACCGGCTTTATGGATTATTTGAGTCGCTTTCCCAAAGATATGCCTTTTGAGCTTATTGAAATTCCAGCGGGAAAACGGGGCAAAAATGCTGACATCAAGCGCATTCTGGAAAAAGAAGGTGAACAGATGCTGGCTGCCGTTGGTAAAGGTAATCGTATTGTGACTCTGGATATTCCTGGTTCTCGTTGGGATACCCCACAATTAGCACAACAGCTTGAACGCTGGAAGCTGGATGGCAGAAATGTCAGTCTGTTAATTGGCGGCCCTGAAGGTTTAGCCCCTGCCTGCAAAGCAGCCGCGGAACAAAGCTGGTCACTTTCTCCTTTAACCATGCCGCATCCTCTTGTACGGGTTTTGGTTGCGGAGAGCCTTTATCGGGCGTGGAGCATCACTACTAACCACCCTTATCATCGGGAATAA
- the dacA gene encoding D-alanyl-D-alanine carboxypeptidase DacA, with translation MKYIVTSRFIKRATLGIVLAASVSASAYADDNFKTMIPGVPELDSEAYILIDYNSGKVLAEKNADIRRDPASLTKMMTSYVIGQAIKSGKIKPEDIVTVGKDAWATGNPVFKGSSLMFLKPGDQVSVAMLSRGINLQSGNDACVAMADYVAGSQDAFVSLMNQYVQNLGLKNTHFQTVHGLDANGQYSSAHDMALIGQALIRDVPDEYAIYKEKDFTYNNIHQPNRNGLLWDKSLSVDGIKTGHTSGAGYNLVASATEGNMRLISAVMGSPTSKGRETDSKKLLTWGFRFFETVSPLQVGKEFASEPIWFGDTDKVQLGVDKNVYLTIPRGRLKDLKASYVLDNTELHAPLAKNQVVGTINFQLDGKTIEQRPLVVMQEVKEGGFFSRMIDYIRLMFHHWFG, from the coding sequence ATGAAATACATAGTTACTTCCCGTTTTATTAAAAGAGCCACGTTAGGCATTGTTCTGGCTGCCAGCGTTTCCGCATCTGCCTACGCGGATGATAATTTCAAAACCATGATCCCTGGTGTACCAGAACTGGATTCAGAAGCCTATATTCTGATTGATTACAACTCAGGAAAGGTATTAGCCGAAAAGAATGCAGATATCCGCCGCGATCCCGCAAGTCTGACCAAAATGATGACCAGCTACGTTATTGGTCAGGCCATCAAATCAGGAAAAATCAAACCGGAAGATATCGTTACTGTAGGTAAAGATGCCTGGGCAACGGGTAATCCGGTATTTAAAGGTTCATCTTTGATGTTTTTAAAACCGGGTGATCAAGTTTCTGTCGCTATGCTTTCCCGCGGTATCAACTTGCAATCTGGCAATGATGCATGTGTTGCTATGGCTGATTATGTGGCAGGCAGCCAAGATGCATTTGTCAGTTTGATGAATCAATATGTGCAAAATTTGGGGTTGAAAAACACCCATTTTCAAACTGTTCATGGTTTGGATGCCAACGGTCAATACAGCTCTGCCCATGATATGGCTTTGATTGGCCAGGCACTCATCCGCGATGTGCCAGATGAATACGCTATCTACAAAGAAAAAGACTTTACTTACAATAACATTCATCAGCCTAATCGTAATGGTTTGCTATGGGATAAGAGCCTGAGTGTCGATGGCATCAAAACAGGCCATACCAGCGGCGCAGGATATAACCTTGTTGCTTCTGCTACCGAAGGCAATATGCGCCTGATTTCTGCGGTGATGGGCAGCCCAACCTCCAAAGGGCGTGAAACCGACAGCAAAAAATTACTGACCTGGGGTTTTCGTTTCTTCGAAACGGTTTCACCACTGCAAGTTGGTAAAGAATTTGCGTCAGAGCCAATTTGGTTTGGTGATACTGATAAAGTCCAACTGGGTGTTGACAAAAATGTTTACCTGACTATTCCCCGTGGCCGTTTGAAAGATCTGAAAGCCAGCTATGTATTGGACAATACCGAACTGCATGCACCGCTTGCTAAAAATCAAGTTGTTGGAACTATCAACTTCCAGCTTGATGGTAAAACCATTGAACAACGTCCACTAGTTGTGATGCAGGAAGTAAAAGAAGGGGGCTTCTTCAGCCGCATGATTGACTACATCCGACTGATGTTTCATCACTGGTTTGGCTGA
- the mrdA gene encoding peptidoglycan DD-transpeptidase MrdA — MKNQRPPFRDHSAESALFIRRAFVAFIGIIILTGILFANLYHLQITRHEDYQTRSNGNRIKLVPIAPSRGIIYDRNGTPLATNRTIYQLEIVPQKVADLDKTLNELRSVVGLTDEDIETFKKERQRARRFTSIPLKTSLTPVQVARFSVSQYRFTGLEIKGYQRRYYPYGSALTHVIGYVAKINDKDVERLEKEGIFADYAATHDIGKLGIERYYESVLHGKPGYEEVEVNNRGKVIRQLHEQPPQAGKDIYLSIDLELQTYIEEILTTSRAGVVVTDPRTGEVLAMVSNPSYDPNLFVYGISSQDYKSLLNDPNRPLINRATQGAYPPASTVKPFIAVAALSSDVITKNTTINDPGWWQLPGSEKRYRDWKRWGHGKLNVHKSIVESADTFFYQVAYDMGIDKLSEWMTKFGYGQFTGIDLKEENPGNMPTREWKLKRYKKPWYQGDTISVGIGQGYWTATPMQMVKALMTLINDGVVKTPHFLMNTRVNGEMQPYLPPVSEPIGDIHSGYWEIAKDGMYGVANAPNGTARRAFAGTPYKAAVKSGTAQVFSYETYNASKLAEHLRDHKLMIAFAPYDNPTVAVSIILENGGSGPPVGTIVRQILDHILLRDNKNASPASSSAETGVNQATQNRN, encoded by the coding sequence ATGAAGAATCAACGACCCCCTTTTCGCGATCATTCGGCTGAATCAGCCTTATTCATACGCCGCGCATTCGTGGCGTTTATAGGCATTATTATTTTAACAGGCATCCTATTTGCCAATCTTTATCATCTCCAGATTACACGCCACGAAGATTACCAGACCCGATCGAATGGAAATCGTATTAAACTCGTTCCCATAGCCCCAAGCAGGGGCATCATTTATGACCGTAATGGTACACCGCTGGCAACTAACCGAACTATTTATCAGTTAGAAATCGTGCCACAAAAAGTCGCTGATCTTGATAAAACATTAAATGAGCTGCGCTCTGTCGTCGGGCTGACTGATGAAGATATTGAAACCTTCAAAAAAGAGCGTCAACGCGCACGCCGTTTTACCTCTATTCCTCTAAAAACATCATTAACCCCAGTTCAGGTTGCTCGGTTCTCCGTTAGTCAATATCGTTTTACGGGACTGGAGATCAAAGGCTACCAACGTCGCTATTACCCTTACGGCTCCGCACTCACCCATGTGATCGGCTACGTTGCTAAAATCAACGATAAAGATGTAGAACGATTAGAAAAAGAAGGCATTTTTGCGGATTATGCTGCAACCCACGATATCGGAAAACTGGGTATTGAACGTTATTACGAATCTGTCCTGCATGGCAAACCAGGTTATGAAGAAGTCGAAGTCAACAACCGCGGTAAAGTGATCCGCCAGCTACATGAACAACCACCACAGGCTGGTAAAGATATTTACCTGTCAATCGACTTAGAGCTACAAACCTATATTGAAGAGATACTGACGACCAGCCGCGCAGGTGTTGTTGTTACCGATCCTCGTACGGGAGAGGTTTTGGCTATGGTGTCCAACCCAAGCTATGATCCGAATCTGTTTGTCTACGGTATTTCGAGCCAGGATTATAAATCTCTGCTCAATGACCCCAATCGCCCCTTAATTAACCGAGCCACACAAGGTGCTTATCCACCAGCATCAACGGTGAAGCCTTTTATTGCCGTTGCAGCCCTTAGTAGTGATGTCATTACAAAAAACACCACAATCAATGATCCTGGCTGGTGGCAACTGCCAGGCTCAGAAAAGCGTTACCGTGATTGGAAACGCTGGGGACATGGCAAGCTGAATGTGCATAAATCGATTGTTGAATCGGCAGATACTTTTTTCTATCAAGTCGCCTATGATATGGGTATCGATAAACTGTCAGAATGGATGACAAAATTCGGCTATGGTCAATTCACTGGTATCGATCTGAAAGAAGAAAATCCCGGCAATATGCCTACCCGTGAATGGAAACTCAAACGCTATAAAAAACCGTGGTATCAAGGCGATACGATTTCCGTTGGTATCGGTCAAGGATACTGGACTGCAACCCCTATGCAGATGGTAAAAGCCTTAATGACTTTAATTAACGATGGCGTAGTGAAAACACCCCATTTCTTGATGAATACTCGCGTTAATGGCGAAATGCAACCCTACCTGCCCCCAGTCAGCGAACCTATTGGGGATATTCATTCTGGGTATTGGGAAATTGCTAAAGATGGTATGTATGGTGTTGCCAATGCTCCAAATGGCACAGCGCGCAGAGCTTTTGCCGGTACACCATATAAAGCGGCCGTTAAATCAGGTACTGCTCAGGTTTTCAGTTATGAAACCTACAATGCGAGTAAACTTGCTGAACATTTACGTGACCATAAGCTAATGATTGCTTTTGCGCCTTATGACAACCCGACGGTTGCCGTTTCCATCATTCTTGAAAATGGGGGATCTGGGCCGCCTGTTGGCACTATTGTTCGTCAAATTCTGGATCATATTTTACTCAGGGACAACAAAAACGCCTCTCCTGCCAGCTCCTCTGCTGAAACAGGAGTCAATCAAGCTACCCAGAACAGAAACTAA
- the mrdB gene encoding peptidoglycan glycosyltransferase MrdB (rod shape-determining protein RodA), with protein sequence MTDSSNKVPFWTRLHIDIPLLLCVLALLVYSLFIMWSASGQDIDMMERKIGQVIMGLIMMLVLAQVPPRMYENWAPYLYIVCVVLLIFVDVFGQISKGAQRWLDLGIVRFQPSEIAKIAVPLMVARFMNRDLCPPSLKNTGIALVLIFVPTLLVAAQPDLGTSILIASSGIFILFLAGMNWKLIGIAVLLLACFIPILWFFLMHDYQRARVMMLLDPESDPLGKGYHIIQSKIAIGSGGMFGKGWLQGTQSQLEFLPERHTDFIFAVLSEELGLIGVLVLLVLYLLVIMRGLFIATKAQNTFGRVMVGGLVLIFFVYIFVNIGMVSGILPVVGVPLPLISYGGSALIVLMAGFGIIMSIHTHRKLLSKSL encoded by the coding sequence ATGACAGACTCATCAAACAAGGTTCCTTTCTGGACCCGACTACATATCGATATTCCATTACTGCTATGCGTTCTGGCATTACTGGTCTACAGCCTTTTCATTATGTGGAGCGCCAGTGGGCAAGACATTGATATGATGGAACGAAAGATAGGACAGGTCATCATGGGGTTGATTATGATGCTTGTCTTGGCTCAGGTTCCTCCACGCATGTACGAAAATTGGGCGCCTTATCTCTATATTGTCTGTGTGGTTTTGCTCATCTTCGTTGATGTTTTTGGGCAGATTAGTAAAGGAGCGCAGCGCTGGCTGGATCTGGGCATTGTACGTTTCCAGCCGTCAGAAATTGCCAAAATCGCGGTACCTTTGATGGTGGCTCGTTTTATGAACCGAGATCTCTGCCCACCTTCGCTGAAAAATACGGGCATTGCGCTAGTTTTGATCTTTGTCCCTACTCTACTGGTAGCAGCACAACCCGATTTAGGCACCTCTATCCTGATTGCCTCTTCTGGGATATTCATCCTATTTCTGGCGGGAATGAATTGGAAACTCATTGGCATTGCCGTTTTACTGCTTGCCTGTTTCATCCCAATCTTGTGGTTCTTCCTGATGCATGATTACCAACGCGCCCGCGTTATGATGCTATTAGACCCAGAAAGTGATCCATTGGGTAAAGGCTACCATATCATTCAGTCCAAAATTGCTATTGGCTCAGGAGGAATGTTTGGAAAAGGCTGGTTACAAGGCACTCAATCACAGTTGGAATTCCTGCCGGAGCGACATACCGACTTTATTTTCGCCGTTCTGTCGGAAGAGCTGGGATTAATTGGCGTCCTGGTTTTGCTCGTTCTCTACTTGCTGGTTATTATGCGTGGATTGTTTATTGCCACCAAAGCGCAGAACACATTTGGCCGAGTCATGGTCGGAGGGTTAGTACTGATTTTCTTTGTCTATATTTTTGTCAATATCGGCATGGTAAGCGGTATCCTGCCGGTAGTCGGTGTTCCCCTGCCGTTGATTAGTTATGGGGGATCAGCATTAATTGTCTTAATGGCGGGGTTCGGCATTATCATGTCGATACATACGCATCGTAAATTATTGTCCAAAAGCTTATGA
- a CDS encoding TrkH family potassium uptake protein, whose translation MVKKNQFLIVGHLCSFLVLLYSLSMLLPTFVALFYKEKSAFAFFETFVIGLVTGGIGWYFTRKIKAQPSTQDGFLIIVLFWLLFSLLSALPFVLDKSLNINLVDAMFEGISGITTTGATVLNDVSSLPKSVLYYRAQLNFIGGLGVIVLAVAILPLLGIGGAKLYQSEMPGPFKEERLTPRLADSAKSLWVVYLLLGGLCSASFWGAGMSWFDAICHGISTVSLGGFSTRNESLGYYDSAAIEMVGGIFSVLSAVNFTLYFVALTRRSLKPLLKNAELQFFLLVLAAIVVIIWLELYRSGMYGVTEAFVHGFFMTSSMMTDNGLATSDYAQWPPHTILLLLAVSFFGGCVGSTCGGIKALRFMILAKQSVSEVNQLIHPNAISTIKIGKSVVQERVLRSVWGFFFLYVFFSCFFIWALNLLGYDLITSFATVAACINNMGIGYGATVQGFGDLDPIAKWMMCAAMLLGRLEIYPILILCSKAFWRF comes from the coding sequence ATGGTCAAAAAAAACCAATTTCTGATTGTTGGGCATCTTTGTAGTTTTCTGGTGCTCCTTTATAGCCTCTCAATGCTGCTACCGACTTTTGTGGCTCTGTTTTATAAAGAAAAAAGTGCTTTTGCTTTTTTTGAGACATTTGTCATTGGCTTGGTTACAGGTGGAATAGGCTGGTATTTTACCCGTAAAATCAAGGCGCAGCCGAGTACGCAAGATGGATTTCTTATCATTGTACTTTTTTGGTTGTTGTTCTCATTGCTTAGTGCGTTGCCTTTTGTGCTTGACAAAAGTTTAAACATTAATCTAGTGGATGCAATGTTTGAAGGAATATCTGGCATTACAACCACCGGAGCTACAGTATTGAATGATGTTTCATCCCTGCCTAAGTCCGTGCTCTATTATCGCGCTCAGCTTAATTTTATTGGTGGCTTGGGTGTCATCGTCCTTGCCGTTGCCATCTTGCCTTTATTGGGCATTGGTGGCGCTAAACTGTATCAATCAGAAATGCCTGGTCCTTTCAAAGAAGAGCGGTTGACTCCACGGCTTGCGGACAGTGCCAAGAGCTTGTGGGTAGTCTATTTGTTACTGGGTGGACTCTGTTCGGCCAGTTTCTGGGGGGCAGGAATGTCGTGGTTTGATGCTATCTGTCATGGTATTTCAACGGTTTCTTTGGGGGGATTTTCTACCCGCAATGAGAGTCTTGGCTATTACGACAGCGCAGCCATTGAAATGGTGGGAGGCATTTTTTCAGTTCTGTCAGCAGTCAATTTTACGCTCTATTTTGTTGCCCTGACGCGCAGGAGCTTAAAACCGTTGCTAAAAAATGCTGAATTACAATTTTTCTTACTGGTACTGGCGGCGATAGTTGTCATTATCTGGTTAGAATTATACCGTTCAGGCATGTATGGCGTAACAGAAGCCTTTGTTCACGGTTTTTTCATGACCAGCTCCATGATGACGGATAATGGCTTGGCGACTTCTGATTACGCTCAATGGCCTCCCCATACAATATTACTATTGCTGGCAGTGAGTTTTTTTGGTGGCTGTGTGGGCTCAACGTGCGGAGGTATTAAAGCCCTCCGTTTTATGATCCTGGCAAAACAGAGTGTGAGTGAGGTTAACCAGCTCATTCATCCAAATGCCATCTCGACGATTAAAATTGGCAAATCTGTAGTTCAGGAAAGAGTTCTGCGCTCTGTCTGGGGGTTCTTTTTCCTCTATGTTTTTTTTAGTTGTTTCTTTATCTGGGCATTGAATTTGCTTGGTTATGATTTGATAACTTCATTTGCCACTGTTGCTGCTTGTATTAATAACATGGGGATAGGATATGGCGCGACGGTGCAAGGCTTCGGTGATCTTGATCCTATAGCGAAATGGATGATGTGTGCAGCTATGTTGTTGGGAAGGCTGGAAATTTACCCAATACTGATTTTATGTTCAAAAGCGTTTTGGCGTTTTTGA